gattttgactcttttttttcaCCAAAGGAAAGAGCCCCCAAAAACCCCTCGCACGCACGGCCTTTTACAGAGAAgggaattggattttcaaattcttccttGAATCAACCTTCGCAaatctttttaacaaaattcatcTCATATTGGTAAGGATTCGAGATTaagatgaaatttttctaaattcaaatcttttaaagacaaatcgcaatattttttaccCATCTAccatatccaaaaaaattcatatctcgaaaaaaaaaaatttaaaatattatattcccacgagataatttttaattattaaacaaacaCGCGAGCTTGGGGCCACCGCTTCGACGTGGACTCGATCCATCTAATTCGAATTCATCCGCCACCTaggtccaataaaatgcaaaaatgcaaaaacaaaataaatgcaacttaaatctatatgctatgcaattaatatttttcataattaaattaaccctaatttttaatcGATAAATGACTATACGggtagccaaaatttaggtgtggcCAACATATCGCCACACCCACATCAGTCTTTTTTCCGGCAGCAATTGATCAAAAacactatattgaaattttgtacaacaatttaaaactaaattgtcataattgaaaattttaggaccaaATTGATATCTTCACAATAGGTTAGGGATCACTAATGTAATTTCTCCCCGGAAGGAAACATGAATTATTTTTGCAAGTGACagataaaactactcacacgcACGATATCTTTCCCTCTTCGGAGGAGCCGCCACCGCCATGGCGTCGTTTGAAAAAGCCTAGAGGCGTGCGCTGTTTTCCCCCCTCCAGCGGGCTTCCTCGAGAATCCCCGTTCGAAAAGCAGGCATGCTCTTCATTGCAGCATTAATGAACTTGACAACAATTGCTAGGACAGACTTAGATCTCGATTTCCATCCTTTTGCCTTTCTTCGCAGTAAATCGGTATCTGCGTTTCCGTTTCGTGATCCGATCCTCCTTTCCCCCATTTCCGGCTCCGTCGTCATCTGTCGATGCTCAGCAGCAAGGGCCAAAAAGCCGGATCCTCTTGCTCTTTTAAGTCCCAATTCCAAATACGCCAAGATTGCCTAAAGGGCGAAGTGCCGAGTTCCATTCATTAGGTCCGTCCCCCTGGGATAAAAAGTATAGTTTCGCGCCCTCACCGTTAAGTCGGTTGATACATTATAAACGGGCATCGGATCGGCTCGGTAACGGTATTTCAAACTTTCACGCCGCTTTCTAGAATGTTATGTGCATCTACCTAACGACAGGATTTTTAAGAAATGTGTAAAAGGTTACAGCCTATTGCCCTAATTAAAATTGTTGTAACCATCAATTCTTCCAAACTAGTTAACCCAGTCAAAATGCACAAATTCAATGGACAGTGCACTAGTGTCCAAGAACAGACAGAGATTCCTTGGACCGCTTTCCATTTGGAGACGTTTCTCTTGACCATTTTCTCTTGCAGACCTGGATttcaaaacatttgcaaccccCTTACTGTACATCTATATATATAGGGGTGCTGTGCCTGCATGTCCATCATCTCCATCTGACCAGACTAGATCCCCCATGTCCGCAAGATCATGCTCCATGGCCTCCCGACCCTTCTCCCATCCCAGCACCTCGGTGGCGGCCAAGGGCCCTGCCCCGGATCTCCTTGGCtggtcggaggaggaggaggaggacgacgaagGGGACTCCTATGCTGAGCTGTGGCGACAGATCCTGCAGCTGACTTCGGACGAGGACGAGAACCCAGCCGGCTCAATGATGCATCAAGGCTCGTGCCTGGTCGCTGCGCCGTCTCCTGTTAGCAGTTCCGGTCAGTGGATGGACGGCAGGAATGTTGAGCCGTCACCGGCTTGGCCGGTCAGCCCCCCAACCCCATGGAGCGGGAGCGGAACGGGAGTGTTCATTCCCAGAGTCACCGCGACAGGAGAAGGGGATTGTCAAGGTGTGTCTCTAGGCCGCTTGTTCCTTTTCTCACGGTCATGGATCGATCGACTCTTCTACTCTGACTAGATAGGAACTTAACGTAAGAATACAAGCGTTTGATCCTGCTCTGTCTGACGCGATGTTATTTCTCTTCCATGGAATGCAGTAAGAGAGgccaggaagaagaagaagaagaagaagaaggccaaGAAGCCAGTACAGAAGAAGTGGATCCCAAGCTGCCGTGGCGATCCGTTCACGCAGACCGCCGAAAAGACATGGAAATAAATAGAGAATGAAGTTGTTTTCTTACTCTGGAACATGGCTTTATGAGTGAAAGAAACATGAGATTTTGACAACCTGTCTCCTACTTTTGCCCAAGGGGATATTAGTGCAAAATGCAAAACTGCTTCCAGCGCTACTACAATAACTGATGATTCTCAAGCAGTTCATGTTTCCACTAATTACATGATCGTCCTCATCCATCCGTTCCGCAAGGGCTTTCCCTTTCCATGAGGTCTTATCCTCGAAGCCGTAAGCCATGTGGAACGAACTCTTTTCGACTAAAGATAGCTTTTATATAAATGTGGCCCGAATCGCTACAGTCGCAGTAAATGGATCCCCACTAGAAACgttaatttcaatcaaaacTATCGATTACATCAGAAGAGTTTAGCAGAACAGATGTTTTCAGTCCTAGGACGAGCTAACCATAATGAACTTAGAGCTCGGAGACGTGAGATGTAGTCATTGATGACGAGAAGAGCGCGGGCTGCTTGGCGGGTGGTTAATATCCGATGCATCTGTTGGAGCGTCTGCTGTCTCAAGAGGTCAGCCTATAAGAGAAGGAACGAAAAAGAAATGAGTCTCAGTACAGATGGATTTTCCTCGCATATGCAacgttttcttttcaaaaaacaaCTAATATCAAATACAGTAAGCATAATTCAGATATATCAAAACACATGGATCGGGTTAATCAGCATAGTACCTGGTGAACGAAGTTTTCGAGAGTGGCCAACTTTCCCATCGCAATAGCCATTTGGCCCATGTATTCTGCGACGTTGCCTGAACCAGTAGGACTCAGTGTGGTCGAAGAAAGTGTGTCCACGAGAGATTGCTGCAGAGCTTCCATTCCCTGAGATAAAGCATCTTCAGCCTGTTGTGAGGATTGCTGCAGATTACATATACCCATCAACTGTTGATCCGTCAAAGGCTCCAGGTGGTTCCCTAGTATCTGCAGGTCCAAAATTATGCGGACATCCAAAGATTAATTCCCACAACACCCTTCTATCTTAGTCAACAGGGAGGAGCTTGTAAAGAAATTGATCACCTTGAGAAGTTCAGATGAACGGAAACCGCCCAACCACATGAAACACCTCTCGGCAGGCGTCTTCCACATGCCAGAGAGTATGTGGAACACATCGGCCTTCGCACCTATGTTCTTCAGTCTAAATATCTGGTCGTGGTGAACCATCACAGCATCCACGCGCATCCGTAGTTCATTGTCATTCAATTGGGAGTTCACTCCAGATCTTAGGTCATTGATCAGCCGTTGATGCTCATCAAGCCACCGGGCATAGTCGGTGTCAAAGGCCATGGCCCCTGAAAGACTAAAATTGTGAGAAATCACTTGGTCAAACTTTCAAgtaaatcaatttgaaatatcAGTAACCCCATCAGTAAAACCCTTCTTCGGAGAGTATCCAAGATGGTCAACGTAATAAGAAAACAAGTAGACCCCCTAACATCCTATACTCCCCACAAAACGAGCTGATAGAACCACCATGAATGGTAACCATATGCATTGTCCACAGGCAACATCTGCAACATGTTTCCATTTCCAGATGAGCCCGATGACATCCTTTACCACTGGAATTCGCTCAACCTAAGCTAAAGAAACTCAtccttttctcttcattttttttttcgtataaACTACATACCAACATTATCTCTTCTATACCACGAGACGACCGGTGCTGGTCAACTTCTCAATGCAGGCAACAGGATCACATGTACAGCAGTACTTTGATCTTTCCACATTAATTAGCAACTGTTTATTGATCAGAAATGGACAGAAAACACCACGCTAATCAGAAAAGAGAAGTGCATGTGGAGACAGACAGGAACTGCACTAAATAGATGTACCACAGCAGCTTAAACCCTGGCAAGGAAACTCAAAACAAGGGACTGAAACCTCTGCTTCTCATCCTCACCATTGCCAATGGCAGCCATGTTATGACTGAGATCCCCAGGATTTCCAGAACCAACAAATATACCCTGAATGAAAACAGAATCCGAAGAAACAAAATGAGTTCTTGAACTTCACGAgccaaaaatgaatgaaaaaaaattcacatgcaAATCTTGAGGCTGCCCTCACCTGCTGGCGTGCTCGTTGAAGCTCCTGTTCCAGTTGCATAAGCCTGAACCTACTATTTTCCAGTTGCTGAACGTATGCCTGCAGGAAACCAGAAGGTAAAACTTATCCTAGTACCAAACTTCCAATATGTATCCCCATCAGATGAATTATATGACACACAGACCAAGTTGAGATACTGCTCTTAGAAATCCTCTTTGAGAGCAAGATCCCCAGATCAGTCAGAATTCTGACATGAGTTGACACCTCGGCAGCTATTCTACCATCTCCCCAAGTTCAGAAAAtctatgaaaattgaaatttttaaacatttaatAATAACATATTGAAATTATACAGATAATCAACCTCCAAATAAAGACAATATAGGTtgtgtagataagaaaatatgcCAATATGGAAGAAGATTGTAGATGCCAAAAATCAGTCTGGTTTTTAAATGATCAAAGCTTCCCAAAAGATAAAAGCACAAGGATAAATAGCAAATAAAACCTCCCCTCCCCTGCGTCAAGGCCATTAAAATTCCACTGAAAGCTAAGTCATCCATCATGTTTCATCCTTCATTTGCTTTACACTTTACTCTTCCAATTTGGAAGATAAGAGAGCTGACGAAGACATGATCACGACACGAACATAAAACAACCATGAAGGTACCTTCTTTCTAAGTCGACTCTTTTTCGCAGCTTCTCTATTTTGGGCCAGTCTGCGGAGCGTCTGAAGCAAGAAAGAGGCACAAGAGTTTCAATAACACTCTAAATCCACACATAACACCCACTCTAGCAACCAGAACTCAGCGAAAACATACGAAACGGGGACCACCTTAACATCACTCATTCTCATTTTAGATTGATCCGCAGAGTCAACAGCCACGAGCGCTCCTCGCTGAACCCGATAAAACTGCACACATAAATACGCAGACAAGCATTATCTCGACAACGTTGAAACTCCTGCATAGGTGTACGACTCCCCATGAAAACTTATACGTTTCATGTACCCAAGTTGATCAGGCGATAAGCCAAAACTGCACCCATCTGCcgataaaatttgaaaaacagaCCAAGACGAAAGACCATGACATAGCAAAAATTGCGAGAGAAGAAGCGGAGAAAGTGGTTTACATGGCGCTTGTCATCAGTGTCAACATCCGTAGATGTATCCGTCTGTTGGCTGTTGTCTGGAGCAGCCATGCCCGAGTCAGCCCAGTTCTCAATACCCTGCACATTCCCCAATGACCCGCcgtttcctcctcctttctcgtAAATCTCCCCCATTTCCACacaccctcctcctccccctcctcctcctcctcctcctcctgaaGACACTGTCACTACTCCCGAAGAGCTCATGCACTGCAAAAAATCACAACAACATCAGAGCTCGTTCTTCTTCACAATGCCTAAAAATTGCATatcacaaagagagagagagagagaagaggtgGGTGGAGTTTAGGAGGCACCGGGTTCAAGCCTCCATAGCTCAGATTGTTTGCAACAAAAGCGATGCTGTTGTTGGGCTTAAGGCTGAAGGCAGAGCCTGCGTGTATTTAATATTGGGAATCGGTTAGAGCCAAGGAAAGCCGGTTAAGAAAAGAGACCAAAAGGCCAAGCTACtgcattttaaaaagaaaccctcAGCGAACAtatgaattttccaaaaacacaCGCACGGAGAGAGAGAATACTTGGGCTTAAATCAACAGCATCTTCGTGATGAAATGCAGCAACGGACTGCTCGAGCTCGCCGAGATCCGGGAAGCGGGTCTGGTTCCGGCTCATCACATCGTCACCTCTGTTTCATCTCGCAACAGAAAAAACAGAGACGCACACTTGCATTCACTATCGTATCATCTCCCAAAACCCAAAACCTCCCGAAAGCGACCATGGCTCGAATTCAGCTGAAAACGAAGACAGAGACAGAGGGATAAGACAGAACCTGAGAAAGAAGGAAGCTGGGCAATATATGTCGGGGTTCGTTGGAGGAGCTGCTTTGAAGCTCTGCATGTTTCTTTCACTCTACAGTGTCactctgcctctctctctctctctctctctctctctctaacaacAGAACAACAGAGAAACACTATCAGGGACAGATGAAGAAAAACGGGCATGAGGTGAGATCACGGAATCATGTTCGAGAAGAAAGGagcagatagagagagagagagagagggagagagagagagagaacggaaTCAGAGGAAGAGCACAAAGAAGCCAGAAGAAAACGAAATCTTCCGGCTGTATCTTTAACAAGAACAGGATAGCGTATCAGTACGGCTCGCTTTCTTGAGCAACACTTAAATAATTTACGAAGGCCAGGCCCTTTTCATTATTGCTTTCTGACTCGGGCATTTTCGTTTCCCAATGCGCacctccccctccccttctAAATTTCTCCCTcgccttttcttctcttttttatattcccCCCATCGagtctccttccttccttccttcaattggaTGATGACGGGAAGGAAAAGTGCTCTTGAGGTATATATGATTTGGCCATGCACCATCCGCGAATAGAAGAGCATTGGAATACTACCAGCCTTATTCCCCAAAATCAATGCACGCTAAAAGCTTTGTAGATGATATCAATGGAGCCCAGCGGGGGATAATGGTAGACAATTAGCGATTAGAATTAGGCCCCCCCGCATGAGCAAAAGCGAGAAACTTTCAGTGACCAAAACTTTATTCCACATGCGCGTGTCAACTCACCACCAGTCAAAACAAGATTCTATCTCCAGTTATTAAAGCCAAgttaggaggaggaggaggatggaaGAAAAAAACTGCAGTAATTACGTAGTGACTCTGTTTTGCTTGAAAGCAACACGCGAGCGTGCCATCTAGAACACTTTTTTGTTAAAGGGTTACCCCACGGGGTAAAATCTATTCATGGTCATTGAGTGTGCTTTAGTTGATTCTACAGTCAGATCGCTATGCCTTAATTTCAATTACCAATCGTGATCTGATCGGACGTCTACAACGCGCTTTTAATCCAAATTTAACTTATCTTTCTGGGAAAGTGCCGGCTTTGAGGCCACATGGCGGTGAAATTACGTTCGCAAAATAGGGCACGCGCCAGCGGATTATTAAAAACCTAATCCAACCTTATCGAATAGTTTAATTTCACGAGGCCAAAGCTAGGGTCGAAGGATCaaacataaaatttatttgcatgTTGCAAGCGCGAGGAGTTGAAATGGGCCATTGAGTTCCTTTCGATGACGTTAGCTATCGAGGTAAAGCCACAAACTTAGGAAATACCTTTCAATTTTCGGGGACGTCTACTTCTTACGATccgatattattttaaaaaacgaGTCTTTTCTTGGACCATCGAACGCAAGAAACTACGGAGGCCCCTGCCGACCTACGAACTTTTCGATGAATCATAAAGTCGCGCTACTGCCAGAAGCATCTTTTCCACGCTTCAACGCATCGACGCATCGATCTCGCATTATCTTTTAGaaatttcttatctttcttcCAGATTCATGAGTTAGGCTAGGCCCCCCCCCCCGGCGCACTGCAAAAGCACAGCGCGAGAGAAGCAAAGAGACCAGAACCCAAGACGCAGCAGATGAAGAAGACCTCCCCCTTGATTCTCTCTGTCCTCGGTTTGATTCTTTTGttcgtttctttctctctctctctctctctctagagccTAGCGCGATGCTCTGTTTTTGATtccctgtctctctcttctctctctctctctggctctcGCTATATCGAGGGATAGTGTACAGTACACGAAAGCCTCCCAGCTCCGAGTTAAATGTCAGAGCGCAAAGGATGATGGGATGGTGATGAAATGCGACCTCAGagtacagagagagagggagagagagtgggtgACAATAAGTACACGACAGCAACCGAgacaagagaaaacaaaaacagtGCGACCTCTACGTCTTCGTTATTTATTGCGTCGGGGGTGGCTTCCGGGGATTAATAAAGGCCAAGGCATTGCTTGAACGAAacctcttcatcatcatcatcatcatcatgcggGCCGccgaggaaaagagagagagagagaggcgtttCTTCTTGCTGCAGCAGAAGCAGCAGGATCTGTCTCCCCGACATTTATTTCGCCCCCCTCGTCCCATAAATCATTCCGAACACGCCCCTCCCGACAGCTCTAAGAGTTCAATGAGGCAAATGATCCTCAAATCTTTAATTTAATGCAGTCCATTCAATGAAATCCCTGAAATATAGACTAAATATACAGTATCATccttgcattttccttttttggtaaaaggtaaaaCAGTACCATCCTTGAATTTTTCACTTATTCAACGTAATAGACCAAATATGCAATATCATCCTTGCATTTTTCACTTATTCAAcgtgattcttaaatttttgataaatattcaatctaatttatgaattatatgaaaatatttaattttattctttcattaattcaacTTCAGGAATaacatttgacatttttcataTGGTCCATGGATTGAATTTAAAATGCACTAAAAGTAGGggttacattgaacaaattaaatttaGCGACGGCATTACACATTGACTCAAAATTCATGtaccatttatatcattttcatttctttaaataattgAAGTAAAATTACGATGCAAGTATTGCAACAACGAGCTATTTGTGTCCTTGTTCACAATTTTACGAAACTTGAGTCAACCAacgaatgaaagaaaaaagggcttAGATGCTTCTTAACTTGACATAGACCGTAATTAATTATTCGATGTTGAGCTTGTATGATTTTGGCCATTATCCGTTGACTATGCATGATTATCGAAAATGATGATTCGCACGAGATAATTTTTGTCATGATACCTTGAAAGATCAAAAATCGGTATCTCGTGATACATCAGCCCTGATCCAATCCTCACCTCgtggaaaaattcaaatcagTATCCACGAcacaaatttactctttatattaaCATTCTGTCCAATGTCTTCCATTGAAATACACGCGTGCTCCCTCGGATTCATCCTACAATCATTTTTCACGCGTGTTGACACATTAACATCATATTGGATGCCGATGGAGGATAAATTTAGACCGTGTAGAGCTATGAATTTCCCGTGACACGCAAATGAGTCTCAAAGAAACTATGTTCCGCTCGAGACTGCCACTCCTAATTTCAAATGTCcagattttttttgaaattaatgcATGAACTACCTAGGAAAGTATTTTAGCCACGTTCTATTAAATACGTTGCCGTCTCGGCCTGTCGAAACCGCAGAATACCAAATCGCATGGAATCGAGCGTTGACCAAAGCCCCCGAAGGGATATTTGTCTTGTtctcttctattttcctttctttctttttttctgtcaaATGACGTGAGATTGAATGAAATAAATTATGGTGCCGGCTCCAAGATTCTCTCATTCGCTTTACGTAATTTAAGCTTATCCGAAGggctaatataaaaaaaaaaaaggacaacaaATATCTTTTGATTGCCCCGCTTTGTCTTCATCCGATCGATCCCATCCCGACAAGCCACGCGTGAGATCTTAGCTCACGACAAGGCTTACTTCcgagaaatttatttttggggtttttaattattttatcccgtatttctttttttcttttcttttgcatgtcTTCCTCGTGATCGCGAGATCGTGCGAGTGAGGAAAAAAGGGATAAATTGGctttatcctaaaaaaaaaaaaattagattaatttaaaaaattcctaGTAAATAGCTCATGAttccaaatcgattttttttattagtaattATTTATGCAGTTGACAACGAGGTATCATCTAGTTAAATAAATTATCTCATAACGAAAAGAGCAATCTTTTCAGGATTTATTTGGGAATTATTCTGttattgaaaatgatttatattcaaaaatagtttcttaTGATTCTATTCTCCATACAACTTTTTGATCATTTGCAGACATTTTgaaattgtacaaaatttatgtttttggaataagaaaaaaaatagaattgctTTTAATACAACCCTCGAATTTTTTGTATCCTAGgattacttttaatttttttaataatttcaagagatttttctttcttttttcctttttctatgaAGATCGGCAATCGGctaaatgaggaagaagaaggaaagaagaaagaaaaaagaaattggtttGATTCTAAAACGctacctgaaaaaaaaaaaaaaagttgtttttttctacttcttgatcatattctaaatctatcattgataataaatttgtttttaGTAATGGAAAATGTAACTAATGTTATCAAATAaaatcttgttcttttttcatttcataaaacACAAGAACAAAAATAGCCAAGAATTAACCGGTTACCAAAGACGGTCTTAAGAGCGCGAATGATAATTACTTAATTTATGGAATTAGTTTTTGGCTAGAAAGATCTATTTTTGAATCTTGAGTGAGTTTTTTAGtacaaatatataaaatttctccctctcAAGTGGTTGGTGGGAGGCAACTGGCAGAGGGCGATGGTGAGTGACGACGGACAACCACGGACGGTGGCAAGCAACTGGCGATGATGGGAGGAGAGCGGCAGCGAGCAGATAAGGACGATGGACAATGACAAGCTAGTagcaagagaataataagaagaatttttttttttatttcagaaatataaaaGTAGATTACTTTAACTTATCATTTAACTTatcatttttgttctaaatctatctttgaactaaaaaatattctaaaaacaataaataaaatttccttGCCAAACAAGTTTCTATTACAATAGGtattctcgaaaataaaataaaaaacaaaatagtcaTCATCCGCGCCGTGAAAGAGCATAAAAAGTATTTCCTGAAATCGAAAGAGCGACCCAACGAATGGGACAAGAGAAACACGACGTCGTATTGCACGAGCAACTCatagaaaaaaacagagagaaattcTCCCATATCTCGTCCCATCTCTAAAGTCAAATCTCCGCTGGCTGCTCTGCTTCCACAGCCGCCTCGGCAAATTCCGAACGAGACATGCAGTGACGCGACGCCTCTCCTCCTCCCGCCGCCGCAACGACGACGACCCGACCCGCATTTCTCCTCCGTCGTCCTCCTCCGCTTCTCCCCGTCGCTCTCCGCTCCGGAGCTCCGCGAAGATGAGCTCCGTTCTGCAGGTAAAATCCGGTTCGTTCCGCTCGGTGTCTTTTTCGGTTGGCCACGGTTGACGAGCCTGGTCGCGTTTCGTTGCGTTGGTTTCAGGGATTCTCCAAGTCCCTCGCCATGACGGTGCTCTCCGAGATCGGGGACAAGACGTTCATCGCCGCCGCGGTGAGTCCATCGTCGTGATTGGCTTCTCTTCCGTTGACTTCTTGCTCGCTCTTGTTTTCTCGAGTCGTGATCCGCGGGGGGAGTCTGAATGGGTGGAATGAGATTTGTTTGAAAGGCCGTGACGATTCGTCCGCTCGTGTGAAGGAGTGGGTTGACTCTGGCTTGGTGCCTGCTGGTTTGTTCTGGAGAAATTATTGGAAAAACTCAATTGCTACGACCCCTCCCCGgcccccaccccccccaaaaaaaggaaaaaaaggtctGACTTGGTGATGTATTGGTTTTTACAAAATCAAACGGAGCTCTACGTTCAATGGTTGGAATGCTTGATGTTTCTTAATCCAGAAAAGCTCCAATAGTTAGCTTTGGCCAGTTATGATGTCAACTCAAATCTTGACCCTGCAAAGTGCTCTTTCTTACAACATGTCTATAGCCCTGACGGAGGAACTTAAGGACTTGCTAGGCACTCAAAATGgcaaattgaattaaaatatGTTAGGAAAGACTCTGGTGCCAATTTATCCATGCCATGGTTTGTGTCCAGAATTTAAACTCGCCTCCACCTACCAAGGTGTGATTCCTGGGAGTGGTTGGGGTGTAGGGGGCTAGCACTGGCTGTGGCTGCAGGCCTCTGGCAACTGGGTGCTTAGTgtaatttttggtaattaatttcAACGTTATCTTTATCATCTGGTAAATCTTTTTCCCCCCCTTACACATGTCAACGATGAAAAACGGAAATTCTCTGTTCTTGagtctttctctttctctctctctctctctctctctatatatatatatatatatattattggtCCATTAGAAATGCATCGAAATTTCTATCTTTCTAGTAAATCTTGAAGTACATTGGAGCATAGATGCATCTGTCCACTCTAAAGTGCTTCATATGTGCATCCTTAGATCTTGGCAATGCGCCATCCGAGAAGACTCGTTTTGGCAGGTTGTTTGGCGGCTTTGATTGTAAGTGTTTTTATTACCTGTTGCATATGCAGTTTTGCACGCTCTTTTTGGCCATCTTTGATTGATAAGTGCTGAAGTTTTCATTGATGTGTAGGTAATGACTGTTCTATCTGTTCTCGTTGGTTGGGCTACTCCCAATTTGGTATGAACTTCATTTGCT
This Eucalyptus grandis isolate ANBG69807.140 chromosome 7, ASM1654582v1, whole genome shotgun sequence DNA region includes the following protein-coding sequences:
- the LOC104453810 gene encoding transcription factor TGA2.3, giving the protein MQSFKAAPPTNPDIYCPASFFLRGDDVMSRNQTRFPDLGELEQSVAAFHHEDAVDLSPSSAFSLKPNNSIAFVANNLSYGGLNPCMSSSGVVTVSSGGGGGGGGGGGGCVEMGEIYEKGGGNGGSLGNVQGIENWADSGMAAPDNSQQTDTSTDVDTDDKRHFYRVQRGALVAVDSADQSKMRMSDVKTLRRLAQNREAAKKSRLRKKAYVQQLENSRFRLMQLEQELQRARQQGIFVGSGNPGDLSHNMAAIGNGAMAFDTDYARWLDEHQRLINDLRSGVNSQLNDNELRMRVDAVMVHHDQIFRLKNIGAKADVFHILSGMWKTPAERCFMWLGGFRSSELLKILGNHLEPLTDQQLMGICNLQQSSQQAEDALSQGMEALQQSLVDTLSSTTLSPTGSGNVAEYMGQMAIAMGKLATLENFVHQADLLRQQTLQQMHRILTTRQAARALLVINDYISRLRALSSLWLARPRTENICSAKLF